One Oncorhynchus keta strain PuntledgeMale-10-30-2019 chromosome 22, Oket_V2, whole genome shotgun sequence DNA window includes the following coding sequences:
- the LOC118375117 gene encoding ras-related protein Rab-8A-like has product MAKTYDYLFKLLLIGDSGVGKTCVLFRFSEDAFNSTFISTIGIDFKIRTVELDGKKIKLQIWDTAGQERFRTITTAYYRGAMGIMLVYDITNEKSFDNIKNWIRNIEEHASADVEKMVLGNKCDVNDKRQVSKDRGEQLSLEYGIKFMETSAKANINVENAFMTLARDIKAKMDKKLEGNNPQGSSHGVKITEQPKKSSFFRCTLL; this is encoded by the exons ATGGCGAAGACATACGATTACTTGTTTAAACTACTGTTAATCGGCGATTCTGGCGTCGGAAAGACGTGTGTGTTGTTCAGGTTTTCAGAAGATGCCTTTAACTCAACATTTATCTCCACAATAG GTATTGACTTTAAAATTAGAACTGTAGAACTAGATGGTAAGAAGATCAAGCTACAGATATG GGACACTGCTGGCCAGGAGCGGTTTCGAACAATCACAACGGCATACTACAGAGGAGCCATG GGCATCATgttggtctatgacatcaccaatGAGAAGTCGTTTGACAACATCAAAAACTGGATAAGGAATATAGAGGAG CATGCCTCTGCTGACGTGGAGAAGATGGTTCTGGGAAACAAGTGTGACGTCAATGACAAGCGACAGGTGTCCAAAGACAGAGGGGAGCAG TTGTCGTTGGAGTACGGTATCAAGTTTATGGAGACCAGTGCAAAGGCCAATATCAACGTGGAGAAT GCATTTATGACCCTTGCCAGAGACATCAAGGCGAAAATGGACAAGAAactg gaggGCAACAATCCTCAGGGCAGCAGTCATGGTGTGAAGATCACAGAACAGCCCAAGAAGAGCAGTTTCTTCCGCTGCACCCTCCTGTGA